A single window of Fusobacterium varium DNA harbors:
- a CDS encoding formate/nitrite transporter family protein, with translation MSKSFLNPTEVTSAVISMGISRGNEKNNMKTLISGFVAGMFIALAAIGNFTASQTLAQTFDVGFSKFIGACIFPIGLMLCIFTGSSLFTGNSLLSLAFLSKELKFSNLIKNLTTVWIGNFLGSFFTAYLAFYAGVFNSPIIQKIFLDTGISKIGLSFSQCVASGFFCNILVVMGIIMAMSSNDVTGKILGCWFPIMLFVLCGYQHVVANMFIIAVGKILSPENFSLLDIFVKHFLPTTIGNFLSGGVFLPLFLYFSYYQKNSNK, from the coding sequence ATGTCAAAATCTTTTTTAAATCCAACAGAAGTAACTTCTGCTGTTATTTCTATGGGAATATCTCGGGGAAATGAAAAAAATAATATGAAAACTCTTATTTCTGGTTTCGTAGCAGGAATGTTTATTGCCCTTGCTGCCATTGGAAATTTTACAGCTTCACAAACTCTTGCTCAAACTTTTGATGTTGGTTTTTCAAAGTTCATTGGTGCTTGTATATTTCCTATTGGGCTTATGCTTTGTATATTTACAGGTTCATCTCTCTTTACAGGAAATAGTTTATTATCTCTTGCTTTTCTTTCAAAAGAACTTAAATTTTCTAACTTAATAAAAAATCTTACTACAGTATGGATAGGAAACTTTTTAGGAAGTTTTTTTACTGCATATTTAGCTTTCTATGCTGGAGTTTTTAACTCTCCTATTATTCAAAAAATTTTTTTAGATACTGGAATTTCAAAAATAGGACTTTCTTTTTCTCAATGTGTCGCTAGTGGATTTTTCTGTAATATTCTTGTAGTTATGGGAATTATTATGGCTATGAGTTCAAATGATGTCACTGGTAAAATTTTAGGTTGTTGGTTTCCTATTATGCTTTTTGTACTTTGTGGATATCAACACGTTGTGGCAAATATGTTTATTATAGCTGTTGGAAAGATTCTTTCTCCAGAAAATTTTTCTTTATTAGATATATTTGTTAAACATTTTCTCCCTACTACAATAGGTAATTTTCTATCAGGTGGTGTTTTCTTACCATTATTTCTATATTTTTCATATTATCAAAAAAATTCTAATAAATAA